The DNA region ACGGTGATCGGCGCTGTCATGCTGCTGATTGGATTCGTCTTTGTCTGGCGTTCGTTCTACGCGATGCGAATTCCAGACGTGCCGGAAGCGGCAAAGTCGCACTAGGCAGAGCGACTTCAGATTGCAAAGCTCAGACTGCAGTTTTTTTCGGTTCGATGTCTCATTCCCACGCGAAGCGTGGGAATGAGAGTCGAGCGATAAAATTAAAACAAAGTCTGTTGCCTATCCGCCGACTGCGGCGGGTGGAATTGGGTGGTGTCCATCGCCGGCAAGCCACGGTCGAGGCCATACTTACGTGCGAAGATTTTGAAGGTGTGACCGATCGACTCGGCATACTCGCCTTGCCCGCGCATGCGGCGACCGAATTCCGCGTCGTTCATCTTGCCGCCGCGGACGCTTTGAACATGACCAATCACTCGGTCGCGAAGCCGGGGGCGATTCTTGGTGAGCCAATCCTCAAAAATTGGCAGCACTGCCCTAGGCAATCGCAACATCTGCCACGTTGCGCTGTTGGCACCGGCTTCACTAGCGGCCTGCAAAATGGCCGGAACTTCGCTGTCCGTCAAACCAGGAATGATTGGCGCCACCATCACTCGCGTGGGAATTCCGGCGGCGGTCAACTCGCGAATCGTTCGCAGCCGCATTGAAGGCGGACTGGTCCGCGGCTCCAAATCGCGAGCTAGTTTTGCATCGAGCGTCGTCACACTTAAATTCGCGTGAAACATTGCGCGGCGGCCATGCTCGGCCAGCAGATCGAGATCGCGGAGAATCAGCGCATTCTTCGTCACCACGCCAAACGCTTGCTGCGCCTCGATCAGCACTTCGACAATGCTCCTCGTCAGTCGCAGCTTGCGTTCGGCCGGTTGGTAGCAATCGGTGACACCAGAAATGGCAATCATTTCCGCGCCAGTCCAAGCAGGATGATTCAACTCGGCTCGCAACAGCCTGGCAGCATCGGGTTTGTAAAGCAGTTTGGTCTCAAAATCGATGCCGGCGTTCATCCCCAAAAATTCGTGCCCCGGCCGGGCATAGCAGTAGGCGCAGCCATGCTCACAGCCGCGGTAGGGGTTGATGCTGTAGCGAAATGGAATGTCGGGGCTGTCATTGCAAGAAATGATGCTTTGGGTGGCATCGACAAAAAGCTCGGTTGTCAGGCGGCGCTCGTCGGCGACTGCGTGGGGATCCGCCTCCAATTGTTCAAAATCAGCCTCAATGCGCACTCTCTCAAACCGATTCGGCGGCTCGATTTGAGCACCGCGGCCCACGACGCGCCCGGCGAGTGGAGTGTTGCGTTCCATCGTTGAACTTCCGACTCAAAGTATACATAAGTTCAAAGTAGAGGTCAATAGAGGCAATGGGCAGCCGATTTGAGTAAAAGCTAGATTTTCCAAGCATGCGGCCCGGCCCATGGGCAACTGAGCCGGATTCGCTGGACCTCGACCGCTGATTGTTGCAGTTCACAACAGCGGCATGGCAGCCATGAAATCGTCTGCCCGATGTCCAGCGCAAGCGGCTGCAATGATGACAACCTGTGTGTTCGACGTGTTCCGTCCCTAGGATCCAAAACCGTTGGCGTCGAGTTCCGATTTGACGTTGCCCCACATTCCGCCGGCCTGGGAAGCCACAGCGCCGATCGCGCCCATGACCGCCACGAGGATCAATGCCAACAACACCGCGTATTCGACCGCCGTAGCAGCCGTATCGTCGCACCACAATTGAAGTAAAAAACGCCGCATGAGTATTGCTCCCGCGCTGCACGCGGGTAGCATCTGGCGAGGCTATGTGCGGCGCTGGGTTAGAGATGAGATTCCAACGACCTGACAATCAACTCTATGCCATTGGCGCAATTCGTCAAACGAGAGAAGGCGTGCCGATGCTCGAACTACTCGATACGCGCTGGAAGCGGCATTTTCAAAGTGCAGGCGTACGGTTTGGCCCGTCGGCCGTCATTTCTGTTCGAACGGCGGCAGGGTCGGTAGCGAATCGCCGATCCCCGGTGGATCGTTGCTAATAAGCGGCGCTTGCCAATTCATTAATCGCGAAGTCGCTGGATCGTCTCCCGCCGAACCGGCAAATTCCATTTTGCCGGCCACCAGTCCTTCGATTGCCAGAGAGTCTTCCGGCACCGTTTCGCTTGTGCCATCATGATGCCAAATCGCCACGGCCACATTGGCATCGGCCAACGAACCTTGCCCAGTCCATTCAATCGGCATCCGCCCTCCAGCGGCTGGCTTTGGCATCTTGGAGCCGATGAACGCGATGAGCGCTCCGGCCGGATCGAGTGCCAACACGCAGCCGACCGCCTCAATATGGATGTTTCCGGGGACAACGCTAGCTCGCCCGATGCCAAATTCGATTCCGTGCCTCGTTCCCCTGGCCGTCACATGCTTTAACTCAATCGAAACAGGAGATTCCATCGTCGGAATCGTAGCTAATCGTACGAGCGGACCGCGCGCCATGTGCAGTGTCTGGTACAGTTCAATCGCCATCGGCCCGGCAGAATCGCCATCGACCACCGAGGCCACGTCTTTCAAACAGCATCGTTCCAACCTTACGCGGCAAGCTGGCGCAAGGCTCGTCGAAGTCTCGGGCGAGGCGGCGATCAATCGAACTGCCGGTGGAAGACCGAATGGCGGCGCTGCGGCTGCTTGGAACGTGCAATGGATGAACTCGACCGTTCGAGAGCGCTGCTCGACGATCGCGGTTCGCTCGGGAGCAGTGATGCGCTCCGAGCGATGCCGCCAGATAAAATCAACGTTTTCAAATCGAATATTCTCGGCGTTCACGGCAACGCCGCTCGGCGGCGCTAAAATGCGAACGCGCTGCCCACTCTGTCCGCGAACGATCGCGCCGACCTGTAATCGCAGTGAACTGCCGAGAATGTCTTCTCCGCTGGGCAATTCGACGATCGGCCGTGCCGGCGGCTCAGATGCTTGATAGCTGGCGAGTTGCAGCATCGCTTTGGGGGCTGTGTCGCTGGAATCGGCAAGTGAGCTGATTGCGTGCCGCAGCGCGGCAGTGGTTTGAGCCACCGAAGCGCGTTCTTTGGGTGCAGGATTCGGTCGCCACAGCGGCCAGGTTGCAGCGGCAAGCAACGCAAAACTCGCAACCGCGGCAACACATTGCGTTGCCGATCGCCTTG from Pirellulales bacterium includes:
- a CDS encoding PA0069 family radical SAM protein, giving the protein MERNTPLAGRVVGRGAQIEPPNRFERVRIEADFEQLEADPHAVADERRLTTELFVDATQSIISCNDSPDIPFRYSINPYRGCEHGCAYCYARPGHEFLGMNAGIDFETKLLYKPDAARLLRAELNHPAWTGAEMIAISGVTDCYQPAERKLRLTRSIVEVLIEAQQAFGVVTKNALILRDLDLLAEHGRRAMFHANLSVTTLDAKLARDLEPRTSPPSMRLRTIRELTAAGIPTRVMVAPIIPGLTDSEVPAILQAASEAGANSATWQMLRLPRAVLPIFEDWLTKNRPRLRDRVIGHVQSVRGGKMNDAEFGRRMRGQGEYAESIGHTFKIFARKYGLDRGLPAMDTTQFHPPQSADRQQTLF
- a CDS encoding Flp family type IVb pilin produces the protein MRRFLLQLWCDDTAATAVEYAVLLALILVAVMGAIGAVASQAGGMWGNVKSELDANGFGS
- a CDS encoding protein kinase — encoded protein: MLDDPSPQLLDLLSRLQLATPRQVRACHRRARRLARGVPLIDLVWIDALVQKGLLTPYQAHEIHFGRGEGLLVGPYLLKRLTARWGYADSFMALDRQSARRVQLTVARADLVSSENPRKWTVDPVMHSVCGRQWLACQGRFAPAVALEIARQVATELAALESTGTIHGDVSASALQITSDGRVYLTRAGLRSTVRLDETENVESLPADSLDTRAPERITRRSSPSIAADIFSFGCLCWHLLTGRTPLAGGNRVAKLAAIAAGKIPAIRRWAPETPRELVSVIECCTKIDELARLQSFADVAKQLGPPTPAGRRSVIEAIARGRRSTIQPSWRWRVRTAARRSATQCVAAVASFALLAAATWPLWRPNPAPKERASVAQTTAALRHAISSLADSSDTAPKAMLQLASYQASEPPARPIVELPSGEDILGSSLRLQVGAIVRGQSGQRVRILAPPSGVAVNAENIRFENVDFIWRHRSERITAPERTAIVEQRSRTVEFIHCTFQAAAAPPFGLPPAVRLIAASPETSTSLAPACRVRLERCCLKDVASVVDGDSAGPMAIELYQTLHMARGPLVRLATIPTMESPVSIELKHVTARGTRHGIEFGIGRASVVPGNIHIEAVGCVLALDPAGALIAFIGSKMPKPAAGGRMPIEWTGQGSLADANVAVAIWHHDGTSETVPEDSLAIEGLVAGKMEFAGSAGDDPATSRLMNWQAPLISNDPPGIGDSLPTLPPFEQK